Within the Nocardioides humi genome, the region CGAGACGGTGGCGACCTACGAGGAGTTGGTTGGTCGGTCGGTACGGCACTTCGACTTCTACTGGGTCTTCGCGACCTATCGCTACCTCGCGATCGCGCAGCGCTACTACATGTGGGCGATCGACTCCGGTGCCATGTCCCGGGACGAGGCCGAGCACCGCAAGGTGACCGGCGGCGAGCGCGTGCGCTCGATGATGCAGGTCGTCCACAAGGAGGGAGGTCGGAGACGATGAGTGACGAGATGGTGGTCCTGGATGCCGCGGACTTCGGGTGGGACGAGCCCGAGATGCACGTCCGGGCCTACTCCAAGTGCCTGGTGACGCGCGAGACTGTGCCGGGTGCGAGCTTCGACTTCCGGATCTCCCGCTACCCCGTGAGCGGGCGCAACGAGTCGCACTCGCACGAGTCGGCCGAGCAGCTCTTCTACATCATCTCCGGCACCGGGACCGCGAGGAGCGGCGGTGTACGGCACCGGCTCTCGCCGGGGATCACGCTGTACGTGCCTCCCAGGGTGGACCACGCGATTGAGAACACCGGCGACGAGGACCTCGTCTTCGCGATCGTGACGACCGAGCCGCTCGTCGGCTGATGGAGGCGCGACGCCTCGGGGCCGACGGACCGAGGGTCTCGGCCCTCGGGCTCGGCTGCAACAACTTCGGGATGAAACTCGATGAACCGGCCTCGGCTCGGGTCGTGCGGGCCGCGCTCGACGCAGGGACCACCCACTTCGACACGGCGGAGAGGTACGGCGACGGGGTATCGGAGACCGTGCTCGGCCGGGCGCTGGGCGCCGATCGGAGCCGGGTCAGCGTCGCCACCAAGTTCTCGGCTCGGGTCGGGGGTGAAGGTCGGCCAGGGGACCTCGCGAGCCGGGTGGTCGACGCGTGCGATGGGAGCCTCCGGCGTCTGGGGACCGACCGGATCGACCTCTACTACCAGCACTTCCCAGATCACACCGCGCCGGCCGAGGAGTTGCTGGAGGCGCTCGGCCGACTCGTGGAGACCGGAAAGATCGTCCGGGCGGGGGTGTCGAATGCCGACGCGCCCTACCTTGATCGCATTCTCCCGGCCGAGCGGCCGAGCTGGTTTTGCGCGCTGCAGGTCGAGTGGAGCCTGCTCGTCCGCGACGTCGAGCGGACCGTCGTGCCGACAGCGTGCGCGAGAGGGGTCGGGGTGGTGCCGTACTTCCCACTGGCGTCAGGGCTCCTGACGGGGAAGTATCGGAGTCGGCCCTACGCCGCCGGGTCGCGGCTGGCGACCCTTCCGTGGGCAAGGCGGTTCGCGACGGAGGAGAACCTCGCACGGGTGGACTGGTTGGCGATGTACGCCGTGGAGCACGGTCGTAGCCTGCTCGAGTTGGCGCTCGGTTGGCTCCTCTCCCATGGTGCGGTCAGCACGGTGATCGCGGGTGCGACGAGCGCGGAGCAGGTCCGCAGCAACGCCGCCGCGGCGACCTGGCGGCTCTCCGCGCTCGAGTTGGCCGAGGTGGATGAAATGCTCACTGCTGGTCCGGCAGCGGTCGATGGGTGACTTTCGCCGAGCGTCGGCTCCTGTAGGGAAGAGTTGTTGACCGGCCAACCGGTTGGAACTAGATTTCGGCACGTGTCATGTCTGGCTGGTCTCACCGTCGCGGACGGCTTCCTCGCCCACGCGGGGCTGATGTCGTGATC harbors:
- a CDS encoding cupin domain-containing protein — protein: MSDEMVVLDAADFGWDEPEMHVRAYSKCLVTRETVPGASFDFRISRYPVSGRNESHSHESAEQLFYIISGTGTARSGGVRHRLSPGITLYVPPRVDHAIENTGDEDLVFAIVTTEPLVG
- a CDS encoding aldo/keto reductase encodes the protein MEARRLGADGPRVSALGLGCNNFGMKLDEPASARVVRAALDAGTTHFDTAERYGDGVSETVLGRALGADRSRVSVATKFSARVGGEGRPGDLASRVVDACDGSLRRLGTDRIDLYYQHFPDHTAPAEELLEALGRLVETGKIVRAGVSNADAPYLDRILPAERPSWFCALQVEWSLLVRDVERTVVPTACARGVGVVPYFPLASGLLTGKYRSRPYAAGSRLATLPWARRFATEENLARVDWLAMYAVEHGRSLLELALGWLLSHGAVSTVIAGATSAEQVRSNAAAATWRLSALELAEVDEMLTAGPAAVDG